The Aureispira anguillae genome contains a region encoding:
- a CDS encoding catalase, giving the protein MSDKKKITTSSGCPVNHYEDSQSVGPQGPLLLQDFFLHEKLAHFNRERIPERIVHAKGSGAYGTFTVTHDISQYTRAKLFNEIGKQCKVFARFSTVGGEKGSADTERDPRGFAVKFYTEGGNWDLVGNNTPVFFIKDPKKFPDFIHTQKRDPKSNCKSPTMMWDYWSLNPESLHQVLILMSDRGTPKGYRFMNGYGSHTFSLVNKEGERVYVKFHYKSMQGIQNFSDAEATKMKGIDADYAQRDLVEAIERGDFPKYALKIQVMTMDQVKTFKWNPFDLTKVWPHADFPLIDVGVIELNEIPENYFQDVEQSAFAPANLVDGIGFSPDKMLQGRILAYPDAHRYRVGVNYESLPVNKCPYAVNNYHRDGAMRADGNGGGSPNYYPNSFDNLEEDTAAKGESYTLASNVVGYFDRNANDDDHYSQPGALFEQVMTPEQQQNTIQNIVGAMSGISGAKKDEIINRQLCHWFRASPKLGMGIAQGLGVDLSQFQVK; this is encoded by the coding sequence ATGTCTGACAAGAAAAAAATTACCACTAGTAGTGGTTGTCCTGTAAATCATTATGAAGATTCACAATCAGTAGGACCACAGGGCCCTTTGTTACTACAAGATTTCTTTTTGCATGAAAAGTTAGCCCATTTTAATCGAGAACGTATTCCTGAACGTATTGTGCATGCAAAAGGATCGGGGGCTTATGGAACGTTTACGGTAACACATGATATTAGCCAATATACAAGAGCAAAGCTATTTAACGAAATAGGAAAACAATGCAAGGTTTTTGCTCGTTTTTCTACAGTGGGAGGAGAAAAAGGCTCCGCAGATACTGAGCGAGATCCTAGGGGCTTTGCCGTTAAGTTTTATACAGAGGGAGGCAATTGGGATTTGGTAGGTAACAATACGCCCGTATTTTTTATCAAAGACCCTAAAAAATTTCCTGACTTCATTCACACTCAAAAAAGAGACCCCAAATCAAATTGCAAAAGCCCCACTATGATGTGGGATTATTGGTCCTTGAATCCTGAAAGTTTACATCAGGTTTTGATTCTAATGTCAGACAGAGGGACTCCTAAAGGCTATCGTTTTATGAATGGCTATGGAAGTCATACTTTTTCGTTGGTCAATAAAGAAGGGGAGCGAGTATATGTGAAATTTCATTATAAAAGCATGCAGGGAATTCAGAATTTTTCGGATGCTGAGGCAACCAAAATGAAAGGCATAGATGCTGATTATGCCCAAAGGGATTTGGTAGAAGCGATAGAGCGAGGAGATTTCCCTAAGTATGCGCTTAAGATACAGGTAATGACCATGGATCAGGTAAAAACGTTCAAATGGAATCCTTTTGATTTGACCAAAGTTTGGCCACATGCTGATTTTCCGTTGATTGATGTTGGAGTCATTGAGTTGAATGAAATTCCTGAAAATTATTTCCAAGATGTTGAACAATCTGCTTTTGCACCTGCCAATTTGGTGGATGGGATTGGATTTTCTCCAGACAAAATGTTGCAGGGGCGTATCTTGGCATATCCTGATGCACATCGTTATAGAGTAGGGGTTAATTATGAGTCTCTTCCCGTTAATAAATGTCCCTATGCCGTTAATAATTATCATAGAGATGGCGCAATGCGAGCAGATGGGAATGGGGGAGGAAGTCCCAATTATTACCCCAATAGCTTTGATAATTTGGAGGAGGACACCGCAGCCAAAGGCGAGTCTTATACCTTAGCAAGTAATGTAGTAGGATATTTTGATCGCAATGCAAATGATGACGATCATTATTCTCAACCTGGTGCCTTATTTGAACAGGTAATGACCCCAGAACAGCAGCAAAATACCATTCAAAATATAGTGGGGGCAATGAGTGGAATTAGTGGTGCCAAAAAAGATGAAATTATCAATCGCCAGCTTTGTCATTGGTTTAGAGCTAGCCCTAAATTGGGAATGGGGATTGCTCAAGGTTTGGGAGTAGATCTTAGTCAGTTTCAAGTAAAATAA
- a CDS encoding T9SS type A sorting domain-containing protein translates to MFCIKKISLLGCLLLVLIGFSSPLKAISGAELAYECLGANQYKITLQVYRDCSDATLPGNQTIDLNSMLCGANSTTVLTLDSSYEISGIHASQIANSTCNGGTMPGFELFVYSGVVVFPQTCEDWIVSWTGCCRSANITNLSTSGSSIYVEAKIDSRYLYSSPRFHRQKLPYYCANSTHTNRLKVPTRYPSNMDSFVVALTCPLQGANNCLNHTTGLSAGQPLHISPTSAIQIDNIRRELRFHAKDSVGQIAAVALTIYQLKNGDTVGYVQSDFPVVVIDSPAVCNAPVQYTEPITNTAGIITLYEHYNFDLCSSDNLIFSFIAYDPDGDTVEVDLANTNLDEVFGVGNWTVLANSTPPFRPDSVQCYVQVTPTWQNNSYSPLNSNLKRHFRIGVTDGKAPFLSCTAIDLNLSLYQATFLTIPTLCAGVNTQHQLHAVLDGPNGLDSAQAFNWTQISGPPVVFSDATIPNPSIAVPSGVVGDVVVLEVTVTTTPHPITGVQCVAPTRMVLPYDTSGHCINPFPNFVTGQMRIDSNLNCFPDTTEARFAPNTVLLFEKGQDQFYAATNGNYAYQAHLDTGTYTVSVTTPYPYWSACPSSQTFTIDTTVNPQVLDWAMEPLFLCPKLEVNLSASAHMRACIARQVWVNYRNPGTVDAANAYVEVDLTANLTITNSSIPMTNLGNHRYRFDLDSVEVGEYGRFFIMVQASCSSPQNDPYTIGAHIYPDSICTTQLPHLTISDSCTIDTVIFKVTNHSAAHTAPLLYWIIENQTIVDTGAIQLGMGQSLSIYYPGTIDKVYQLVIDPYNTAYAASSHVHCMVVDSNFVDPPFLYRPHNQLSYVSIFHGNTVGSYDPNIKVAEPEGYGTDHYILPNQSIDYTIHFQNTGTDTAYKVVILDTLTAALDVGSLMMQGSSHSYTWRIKPYNATGLNILEITFNNIMLLDSNANEPASHGFIKYSIQQTPNLPNSTLVENSASIYFDNNAPIKTNTAFHTVCDNCYPLTITNNSVITTIVATKNQASATKIYPNPTNGLVVIEQSVAQAAEIELYTISGVLVKRWKTNQQIEYLNVEQLPTGTYLLKVVNHSSSELFKLIRN, encoded by the coding sequence ATGTTTTGTATAAAAAAAATTAGCCTACTGGGCTGTTTATTACTCGTTCTTATAGGTTTTTCGAGTCCTCTCAAAGCCATTTCTGGTGCTGAGCTGGCCTACGAATGCCTAGGAGCCAACCAATATAAAATTACACTACAAGTTTATCGAGATTGTTCGGATGCAACCTTGCCTGGCAATCAAACGATCGATCTAAACTCTATGCTTTGTGGGGCAAACTCTACTACTGTATTGACACTGGATTCTTCGTATGAGATTTCAGGAATTCATGCGAGCCAAATTGCAAACAGTACTTGTAATGGTGGGACAATGCCTGGCTTTGAACTATTTGTTTATTCTGGAGTGGTTGTATTTCCACAGACTTGCGAAGATTGGATCGTCAGTTGGACAGGCTGTTGTCGCAGTGCCAATATTACAAATCTGAGTACTTCGGGAAGTTCTATCTATGTTGAAGCAAAGATAGACAGCCGTTACTTATACAGCTCGCCTCGTTTTCATCGACAAAAATTACCTTATTATTGTGCTAATTCTACGCATACTAATCGATTAAAGGTGCCAACTCGTTATCCCTCTAATATGGATAGCTTTGTAGTTGCATTAACCTGCCCTTTACAAGGGGCTAATAACTGTTTGAATCATACTACTGGGCTTAGTGCTGGTCAACCCTTGCATATCTCGCCTACTAGTGCTATTCAAATCGATAATATACGTAGAGAATTGCGTTTTCATGCCAAAGATAGCGTAGGGCAAATTGCAGCAGTTGCGCTAACAATTTATCAACTCAAAAATGGCGATACGGTTGGTTATGTACAGAGCGACTTTCCAGTTGTGGTCATTGATAGTCCTGCTGTTTGTAATGCTCCTGTTCAATATACAGAGCCCATCACGAATACAGCGGGGATTATTACACTTTATGAGCATTATAATTTTGATTTATGTTCCTCTGATAATTTGATTTTTAGTTTTATTGCCTACGATCCAGATGGGGATACGGTTGAAGTAGATCTTGCCAATACAAATTTAGATGAAGTATTTGGAGTGGGAAACTGGACTGTTCTTGCTAACTCAACTCCTCCTTTTAGACCAGATAGTGTGCAGTGTTATGTACAAGTAACGCCTACTTGGCAAAATAACAGTTATTCACCACTGAATAGCAACCTCAAACGACATTTTAGAATAGGGGTTACCGATGGAAAGGCACCGTTTTTAAGTTGTACAGCAATTGATCTTAATTTAAGTCTTTATCAGGCAACTTTTTTAACGATTCCGACACTTTGTGCTGGTGTAAATACGCAGCATCAACTCCATGCTGTCTTGGACGGTCCCAATGGGTTGGATTCTGCTCAGGCGTTTAATTGGACGCAAATAAGTGGTCCTCCCGTGGTTTTTTCAGACGCAACAATCCCTAATCCATCGATTGCCGTACCATCGGGAGTAGTTGGAGATGTTGTTGTTCTAGAAGTTACAGTTACCACAACTCCCCATCCTATAACGGGGGTGCAATGTGTTGCTCCGACAAGAATGGTACTGCCTTACGATACTAGTGGTCATTGCATCAATCCTTTTCCAAATTTTGTAACAGGACAAATGCGTATAGACAGCAATTTAAACTGTTTTCCTGATACAACAGAAGCCCGATTTGCTCCCAACACCGTTTTGCTTTTTGAAAAAGGGCAAGATCAATTTTATGCGGCCACGAATGGGAACTATGCTTATCAAGCGCATTTGGATACAGGGACTTATACTGTAAGTGTTACGACACCCTATCCTTATTGGTCTGCATGTCCTAGTAGTCAAACTTTTACAATTGATACGACTGTTAACCCACAGGTGTTGGATTGGGCGATGGAGCCCTTGTTTTTGTGTCCCAAATTGGAAGTCAATCTAAGTGCTAGTGCTCATATGCGGGCTTGTATTGCTCGTCAAGTTTGGGTAAATTATAGAAATCCAGGAACAGTAGATGCAGCGAATGCTTATGTTGAGGTTGATTTAACGGCTAATTTGACGATTACAAATAGTTCTATTCCGATGACTAATTTGGGGAATCATCGTTATCGGTTTGATTTGGATTCGGTTGAAGTAGGGGAGTATGGACGATTTTTTATTATGGTGCAAGCAAGTTGTTCAAGTCCTCAAAATGACCCTTATACCATAGGAGCACATATTTACCCTGATAGTATATGCACAACACAATTGCCACATTTAACCATCTCAGACTCTTGTACGATAGATACCGTTATTTTTAAGGTGACCAACCATTCAGCAGCGCATACTGCTCCTTTGTTGTATTGGATTATTGAAAACCAAACAATTGTAGATACAGGAGCGATTCAGTTAGGTATGGGGCAAAGTTTGAGTATTTATTATCCAGGAACGATAGATAAGGTGTATCAATTGGTGATAGATCCTTACAATACAGCCTATGCAGCCTCCAGTCATGTACATTGTATGGTGGTAGACAGTAACTTTGTAGATCCTCCATTTTTATATCGTCCTCACAACCAGTTGAGTTATGTTTCTATCTTTCATGGCAATACAGTTGGTTCTTATGATCCCAATATTAAGGTAGCAGAACCAGAGGGCTATGGTACAGATCATTATATCTTACCCAATCAGTCAATTGATTATACCATACATTTTCAAAATACAGGAACAGACACCGCTTACAAAGTGGTTATTCTCGACACGCTCACGGCTGCTTTAGATGTTGGTAGTTTGATGATGCAGGGGAGCAGTCATTCTTATACTTGGAGAATAAAACCGTACAATGCTACAGGCTTGAATATCTTAGAGATTACATTTAATAATATTATGTTGTTAGACAGCAATGCAAACGAGCCAGCGTCTCATGGTTTTATTAAATATAGCATTCAACAAACGCCTAATTTACCGAATAGTACCTTGGTCGAAAATAGCGCTTCCATTTATTTTGATAACAATGCACCTATTAAAACCAATACGGCTTTTCATACCGTTTGTGATAACTGTTATCCGTTAACGATTACAAACAATAGCGTTATTACTACAATAGTTGCTACCAAAAATCAAGCATCAGCAACAAAGATTTATCCCAATCCGACAAATGGTCTTGTTGTAATAGAACAAAGCGTAGCACAGGCGGCAGAAATTGAACTCTATACGATTAGTGGTGTTTTGGTAAAAAGATGGAAAACAAACCAACAGATAGAGTATCTAAATGTAGAGCAGTTGCCTACTGGAACCTATTTACTAAAAGTAGTTAATCACTCATCGAGCGAGTTGTTTAAGCTTATTAGAAACTAA
- a CDS encoding NUMOD4 domain-containing protein → MGTEIKSFWNERWVKIICKAPTKQKDYYFSDYGRIKSVEKTTENETLLKGSITIQGYRQVNMKLQDNLRQGFYVHKLVAQEFCIKSQEDAKFVIHLDRDNLNNHYENLKWVTQREMTDFQIKNGVYNPENRKRPSHCKMNPDRVRLLKKRLKEGKTKKKILAKSFGITVEQLRKIEKGIDWKYVTLDDND, encoded by the coding sequence ATGGGAACAGAAATCAAGAGTTTTTGGAATGAACGCTGGGTTAAGATCATTTGCAAGGCTCCAACTAAACAGAAAGATTATTATTTCTCTGATTATGGTAGAATCAAAAGTGTCGAAAAAACAACAGAAAACGAAACTTTGCTCAAAGGTTCTATCACCATTCAGGGGTACCGACAAGTCAATATGAAACTCCAAGACAATTTAAGACAGGGCTTTTACGTCCACAAATTAGTTGCTCAAGAGTTTTGTATTAAAAGCCAAGAAGATGCCAAATTTGTGATTCATTTGGATAGAGATAACCTCAATAATCATTATGAAAATCTAAAATGGGTAACCCAGCGAGAAATGACAGATTTTCAAATCAAAAATGGCGTTTACAACCCTGAAAACAGAAAACGTCCATCTCATTGTAAAATGAATCCAGATCGAGTTCGGCTGCTCAAAAAACGGCTAAAAGAAGGAAAAACAAAAAAGAAAATTTTAGCCAAAAGTTTTGGAATTACCGTAGAACAACTGAGAAAAATTGAAAAAGGCATTGATTGGAAATATGTCACATTAGATGATAATGATTAA
- a CDS encoding DNA alkylation repair protein produces the protein MNYTVAQIIHELEQLGNKENIAFKERKFGVKTTNALGIYHPDLKIIAKKIGKDSRLAKALFETGIYEAKILCSQLFDPRELTEDLMEKWVPTFENWEICDSFCMGLFAKSQFAVVKAKLWSQRSAEFEKRASFATIAAYCMADKKALNPVFEQFFPLIKRAATDERIYVKKAVNWALRNIGKRNLDLNQRAIEESLKIYALDSPSAQWIAKDALKKLQKPTVKMLDYPRSLYRL, from the coding sequence ATGAACTATACCGTAGCACAAATAATCCATGAATTAGAACAATTAGGCAATAAAGAAAATATAGCGTTTAAAGAAAGAAAATTTGGTGTCAAAACAACGAATGCGCTAGGAATCTACCACCCTGATTTGAAAATTATCGCTAAAAAAATAGGAAAGGATAGTAGATTGGCAAAGGCACTTTTTGAGACGGGAATTTACGAAGCTAAAATTTTGTGCAGTCAGCTTTTTGATCCTAGAGAATTAACAGAAGACCTAATGGAAAAATGGGTGCCTACCTTTGAGAATTGGGAAATTTGCGATTCCTTTTGCATGGGGCTATTTGCCAAAAGTCAATTCGCTGTTGTTAAGGCAAAACTTTGGAGCCAACGAAGTGCTGAATTTGAAAAACGAGCCAGTTTTGCAACCATTGCAGCTTATTGCATGGCCGACAAAAAAGCACTAAATCCAGTTTTTGAACAATTTTTCCCTTTGATAAAAAGGGCAGCGACGGACGAGCGAATTTATGTAAAAAAGGCAGTCAATTGGGCGTTGAGAAATATAGGAAAAAGAAATCTTGATTTGAACCAACGAGCAATAGAAGAATCGCTGAAAATTTATGCGTTGGATAGTCCTTCGGCTCAATGGATTGCTAAGGATGCCTTAAAAAAATTACAAAAACCAACCGTGAAAATGTTGGATTATCCAAGAAGCTTGTACCGCTTATAG
- a CDS encoding DUF1801 domain-containing protein translates to MIRELDQFYANKEEPNRGCLLALRNFILEQDVAVSETQKYGMPCFCYKKRHFCYLWVDKKTNDPYLLMVEGKYLEHPKLEQGTRKRMKIFRVNPKEDLPITELQTVLQAALSLYRKGIIVVK, encoded by the coding sequence ATGATAAGAGAATTAGATCAATTTTATGCCAATAAAGAGGAGCCCAATAGAGGCTGTTTATTGGCTTTGCGCAATTTTATTTTGGAGCAAGATGTGGCTGTTTCAGAAACACAAAAATATGGAATGCCCTGCTTTTGTTATAAAAAGCGGCATTTTTGTTATTTGTGGGTAGATAAGAAAACCAACGACCCTTATTTGTTGATGGTAGAGGGGAAGTATTTGGAGCACCCCAAATTAGAACAAGGGACAAGAAAACGAATGAAAATTTTTAGGGTTAATCCCAAAGAAGATTTACCCATAACGGAACTTCAAACGGTACTTCAGGCTGCTTTAAGTTTGTATCGAAAGGGAATTATTGTGGTGAAATGA
- a CDS encoding T9SS type A sorting domain-containing protein produces the protein MNFKAQILLIVLIAMSNIAMAQNSGTFNFSTNPSAPSDYNWLPAGALTNTFLSVDNTDLDISMTLDGATGTLTNFPGSLAASPSIGSATTGGSGEALTVATYGFGTDGITFTITFSQPLASADFKLFHINGSSYSGDLCTISAQNVLGDKIYPTLTASSNPSYQINYPSIGQVDAHSSSTAGDRDEVGIEFVDPSGITSITIVWSNCTTCGANFHGLGLINNLNFTLMNALPVELTYFSADLAADNSGILNWATASETNNRGFEIEQALPSSDVPVFEKIGFLEGAGTTVQAKNYSYSTQQLIPGTHYFRIKQIDFDGTYTYSNIQALTIRAKEEFITLYPNPTQGKTKIELGEQIEGDIHLELFNQTGQLMLAKVYNNQQLIELDVNFLPAAYYTIRLNTIRGTELFKLLKQ, from the coding sequence ATGAACTTCAAAGCACAAATTTTATTAATTGTATTGATCGCTATGAGCAATATAGCTATGGCTCAAAACTCAGGAACATTTAATTTTTCAACCAACCCATCTGCCCCATCAGATTACAACTGGTTGCCCGCAGGAGCATTAACCAATACTTTTTTGAGTGTAGATAATACAGATTTAGATATTTCAATGACCCTAGATGGAGCGACAGGAACATTGACAAATTTTCCAGGTAGTTTGGCTGCTTCTCCAAGCATTGGTAGCGCAACAACAGGAGGAAGCGGAGAAGCATTAACTGTAGCTACTTATGGTTTTGGAACCGATGGGATAACATTTACCATTACGTTTAGCCAACCATTGGCAAGTGCAGATTTTAAACTATTTCATATCAATGGCTCTTCTTATTCGGGTGATTTGTGTACCATTTCTGCTCAAAATGTATTAGGCGATAAGATTTACCCTACATTAACAGCTTCTAGCAACCCTTCTTATCAAATTAACTATCCTAGTATAGGGCAAGTAGATGCACATTCTTCCTCTACTGCTGGGGATAGAGATGAAGTAGGAATTGAATTTGTAGACCCTTCTGGTATTACTTCTATTACTATTGTATGGTCTAATTGTACGACTTGTGGGGCTAATTTTCACGGTTTGGGACTCATCAATAATCTTAATTTTACATTGATGAATGCTTTGCCTGTTGAGTTAACGTATTTTAGTGCAGATTTAGCAGCCGACAATAGTGGAATCTTAAATTGGGCTACAGCTTCAGAAACAAATAATAGAGGATTTGAAATCGAACAGGCACTTCCTTCTTCAGATGTTCCTGTTTTTGAAAAAATAGGATTCCTAGAGGGAGCAGGTACAACTGTACAGGCGAAAAACTACAGTTATTCGACCCAACAACTGATACCTGGAACACATTATTTTCGAATCAAGCAAATTGACTTTGACGGCACTTATACTTATAGTAATATCCAAGCTTTAACAATTCGTGCAAAAGAAGAATTTATTACCTTATATCCTAATCCAACGCAAGGAAAGACAAAGATAGAACTGGGAGAACAAATAGAAGGGGATATACATTTGGAGCTGTTTAATCAAACGGGGCAATTGATGTTGGCTAAGGTTTACAATAACCAACAATTAATAGAATTGGATGTCAATTTTTTGCCAGCAGCTTATTATACTATCCGATTGAATACCATAAGAGGAACGGAATTGTTTAAATTACTGAAGCAATAA
- a CDS encoding BaiN/RdsA family NAD(P)/FAD-dependent oxidoreductase, translating to MNIAIIGGGAAGFFAAIAAKKNHPNSEVTILEKSKKLLSKVKVSGGGRCNVTNGCTSIKELTKAYPRGDKALKKAFRVFSTQDTMDWFEKRGVPLVIQEDNCVFPVSQNSQSIIDCFLSETRQLGIHIEVGNGVKSITPIQNQLTLTFSKGNISRTFDKVIVATGGCPKEQGLQWLADLGHQIAPPVPSLFTFNMPKETITELMGIVVKETRTSIQGTKLKSDGPLLITHWGMSGPSILKLSAFGARILSDSNYVFKVQVNWVNELNNTVVSESLKEICQTHPNKLLTNYRPYLLPERLWHYLLEKGQLPANKKWAELGKKGLNKLVTLLTNDVYNVQGKTTFKEEFVTCGGVSLESIDIRTMQSKTCPNLYFAGEIMDIDGITGGYNFQAAWTTAFIAGKLA from the coding sequence ATGAATATTGCCATTATTGGAGGTGGAGCAGCAGGTTTTTTTGCTGCCATAGCAGCAAAGAAAAATCATCCTAATTCCGAAGTAACCATTTTAGAAAAGTCTAAAAAACTCTTATCAAAAGTAAAAGTATCGGGAGGAGGGCGATGTAATGTTACAAATGGTTGTACTTCTATCAAAGAACTGACCAAAGCTTACCCTCGTGGTGACAAGGCATTAAAAAAAGCGTTTCGGGTATTTAGTACGCAAGACACCATGGATTGGTTCGAAAAGCGTGGTGTTCCTTTGGTCATACAAGAGGATAACTGTGTTTTTCCCGTTTCACAAAACTCACAATCTATCATTGACTGCTTTCTTTCCGAAACTCGCCAATTAGGCATCCATATAGAGGTCGGTAATGGGGTAAAAAGTATAACTCCTATTCAAAATCAGCTAACGTTAACCTTCTCTAAAGGGAACATAAGTAGAACCTTTGACAAAGTGATTGTTGCAACAGGAGGATGCCCCAAAGAACAAGGTTTGCAATGGTTGGCAGATTTAGGGCATCAAATTGCCCCCCCTGTTCCTTCTTTGTTTACATTTAATATGCCCAAAGAAACAATTACCGAACTCATGGGAATTGTTGTCAAAGAAACCCGTACCAGCATTCAAGGTACTAAGCTCAAATCGGATGGTCCATTGTTAATTACTCATTGGGGAATGAGTGGGCCTTCTATTCTCAAATTATCGGCTTTTGGCGCTCGAATTTTAAGTGACTCCAATTATGTATTCAAGGTTCAAGTCAACTGGGTCAATGAGCTTAACAATACTGTTGTCTCCGAATCTTTAAAAGAAATTTGTCAAACCCACCCCAATAAATTGCTCACCAACTATCGTCCTTATTTATTACCTGAGCGTTTATGGCATTACTTATTAGAAAAAGGCCAATTGCCCGCAAATAAAAAATGGGCTGAATTGGGCAAAAAAGGACTCAATAAGTTAGTAACCTTACTCACCAATGATGTTTATAACGTTCAAGGTAAAACGACCTTTAAAGAGGAATTTGTTACTTGTGGAGGAGTTAGTTTAGAGAGTATTGATATTCGTACGATGCAAAGCAAAACTTGTCCTAATCTATACTTTGCGGGTGAAATAATGGACATTGATGGGATTACAGGAGGGTACAATTTTCAAGCAGCATGGACTACGGCATTTATTGCAGGAAAATTAGCCTAA
- a CDS encoding Na/Pi cotransporter family protein → MDFGIGSIFQIVGALAFFIYGMKMMSDGIQQAAGAQLRNILRTMTQNRFLGVFTGFLITLLIQSSSATTVMTVSFVNAGLLSLTESAGVMIGANIGTTITGWIVSVLGFKVKLSAYSIPLFTLGVPLFFLGKGNAKYWGKFVIGFAILFLGLSELKGAVPSIKDNPEVLEALKNFTQWGILSRVFFVFVGTLLTIVVQSSSASMAITLTMCAEGWLPFDVAAAMILGENIGTTITAELASLIGNTAARRSARIHSLFNTVGVTWMVLVLPWFLPVLSNFVQPLLNIADPYTTPAAIPMALAAFHTSFNAINVCLILPFVPWLVKAAKYTVKEKEDEQEELLEFITNKTLSTELSTDVVQQETAYYGNVVGQMNSFLTTAINSIDDKEKSEAIKRLFKYEEITDVLEIKITEYITNLVDKENTHQTSSKLISYINIANDLERIGDIYFQIAKILEQKMEEHIHLLPEQRNGINEIISLIDEAFKVMNTNLSVSDYGSVEKGGAMLLESQINELKNQLRTQNLDRLSDQDYEVKNALIYNNLFSSLERIGDHIVNVTESVVGEI, encoded by the coding sequence ATGGACTTTGGAATCGGAAGTATCTTTCAAATCGTAGGAGCCCTTGCTTTTTTTATCTACGGTATGAAAATGATGAGTGATGGGATTCAACAAGCCGCAGGAGCTCAACTTAGAAATATCCTAAGAACAATGACTCAAAATAGGTTTTTAGGTGTTTTTACAGGCTTTTTGATTACGCTATTGATACAATCTTCTTCGGCCACTACCGTAATGACAGTAAGCTTTGTCAATGCAGGTCTATTGTCTCTCACAGAGTCAGCAGGGGTTATGATTGGTGCCAATATAGGAACGACAATCACAGGATGGATTGTATCGGTATTAGGATTCAAAGTAAAATTATCAGCCTATTCAATCCCCTTATTTACCTTAGGAGTGCCCCTATTTTTTTTAGGAAAAGGCAATGCCAAATATTGGGGTAAATTTGTGATTGGTTTTGCCATTCTATTTCTTGGTTTGAGTGAATTAAAAGGCGCTGTTCCTTCTATCAAAGACAACCCCGAAGTACTCGAAGCCCTAAAGAATTTTACTCAATGGGGAATCTTATCTAGAGTTTTCTTTGTATTTGTGGGGACGCTATTGACAATTGTTGTACAATCTTCTAGTGCTTCGATGGCCATCACCTTAACCATGTGTGCAGAAGGTTGGCTACCTTTTGATGTAGCGGCAGCAATGATTTTGGGTGAAAATATAGGGACGACCATTACTGCTGAATTGGCTTCTTTAATTGGTAATACAGCCGCCAGAAGATCCGCCAGAATTCATTCCTTATTCAATACTGTTGGGGTTACTTGGATGGTTCTTGTTCTGCCTTGGTTTTTGCCTGTGTTATCCAATTTTGTCCAACCGCTATTAAATATTGCAGACCCTTATACGACACCAGCAGCAATTCCAATGGCTTTAGCCGCCTTCCATACTAGTTTTAATGCGATTAATGTTTGCTTAATTCTGCCCTTTGTTCCTTGGTTGGTAAAAGCCGCAAAATATACGGTAAAAGAAAAAGAAGATGAGCAAGAAGAACTGCTTGAATTTATCACCAATAAGACATTAAGCACAGAACTCAGTACAGATGTGGTTCAGCAAGAAACGGCATATTATGGCAATGTAGTTGGTCAAATGAATTCATTTTTGACAACAGCAATCAATTCTATTGATGACAAAGAAAAAAGTGAAGCCATCAAACGACTCTTCAAATATGAAGAGATTACAGACGTTTTGGAAATTAAGATTACAGAGTACATTACCAACTTGGTGGATAAAGAAAATACGCACCAAACTTCTTCTAAATTAATCAGCTACATCAATATTGCCAACGACCTTGAACGCATTGGTGACATTTATTTTCAGATTGCAAAAATACTAGAACAAAAAATGGAAGAACACATCCATCTTTTGCCAGAGCAGCGCAATGGAATTAATGAAATTATTAGCTTGATTGATGAAGCATTTAAAGTAATGAATACCAACCTTTCTGTTTCGGATTATGGTTCGGTAGAAAAAGGTGGTGCCATGTTGCTTGAAAGTCAGATTAATGAGCTTAAAAATCAATTGCGCACTCAAAACCTCGATCGCCTAAGTGATCAAGATTATGAGGTTAAAAATGCCTTGATTTACAACAATCTTTTTTCTTCTTTAGAACGTATTGGAGATCACATCGTCAATGTTACAGAATCTGTTGTTGGAGAAATTTAG